In Pseudofrankia saprophytica, one genomic interval encodes:
- a CDS encoding TetR/AcrR family transcriptional regulator, translating to MSLAALKAPGVTDTRRRIVDTAVRLFTRHSFAGTSLQMIADELDITKAAVYHHFHTREELLLAAVEPVLEPLRTIVETAETQRTPQARAEYMLVGYANLAVRNRALLSVLAADPGVTDVMLTQHGLDDLINRQLNLLAEVDRGPSGRVKAALVLAGIPGAVAPRLIGLDDDVLLQYVIEAGRRTLGLRTPRRSTRDAAPNVPERR from the coding sequence ATGAGCCTGGCGGCGCTGAAGGCACCCGGAGTGACCGATACCCGGCGCCGCATCGTCGACACGGCGGTCCGCCTGTTCACCAGGCACAGCTTCGCGGGCACGTCACTGCAGATGATCGCGGACGAGCTGGACATTACCAAGGCGGCGGTCTACCACCACTTCCATACCCGCGAGGAGCTTCTCCTCGCGGCGGTCGAGCCGGTGCTCGAGCCGTTGCGGACCATCGTCGAGACGGCCGAGACGCAACGCACTCCCCAGGCCCGGGCGGAGTACATGCTCGTTGGCTACGCCAACCTCGCGGTGCGCAATCGTGCCCTGCTCTCGGTGTTGGCCGCCGACCCTGGCGTGACCGATGTCATGCTTACCCAGCATGGCCTGGATGACTTGATCAACCGTCAGTTGAATCTTCTCGCCGAGGTCGACCGCGGCCCCAGCGGGCGGGTCAAGGCCGCCCTCGTGCTGGCCGGAATCCCCGGCGCGGTCGCGCCGAGGCTGATCGGCCTCGACGATGACGTCCTGCTCCAGTACGTCATCGAGGCGGGCCGCCGCACGCTGGGACTCCGCACACCAAGGCGGTCCACCCGCGACGCGGCACCTAACGTGCCCGAACGTCGATAA
- a CDS encoding ABC transporter permease gives MTATIASRRGAAAVPDAARVAGFGDLCRAEWTKIRTVRSTGWSLFAMAVISLGFTVFASAALMSSWPTLDAATKERFTSDNVAVILQPGATFGQLAVGVLGVLLMASEYATGMIRASVLATPRRTPILAAKAVVFGGLLFLVAEAVAVAAFLVGSAITSEHASTSIGDATTVRAILAFGVFMALTGLIALAIGAIVQHPAAGIGAMASLQYVAPLVLSLLPGSFAEHLVAALPVTSGLVVMSNGHDVNDVYPPLACLGILVVWTAVLLATGFVSVKRRDVS, from the coding sequence ATGACCGCCACGATCGCGTCTCGCAGGGGGGCTGCTGCCGTTCCGGATGCCGCCAGGGTCGCCGGGTTCGGCGACCTGTGTCGGGCCGAGTGGACGAAAATCAGGACGGTGCGCTCGACCGGCTGGTCCCTGTTCGCGATGGCGGTGATCTCGCTTGGGTTCACCGTCTTCGCCTCCGCCGCGCTCATGTCGTCGTGGCCGACGCTCGACGCGGCGACGAAGGAACGTTTCACCTCCGACAACGTCGCCGTGATCCTGCAGCCCGGCGCCACATTCGGCCAGCTCGCCGTAGGTGTCCTCGGTGTCCTGCTGATGGCGTCGGAGTATGCGACCGGGATGATCCGCGCCTCGGTGCTCGCGACCCCGCGTCGGACGCCGATCCTGGCGGCGAAGGCCGTCGTCTTCGGCGGTCTGCTCTTCCTGGTGGCGGAGGCGGTGGCGGTGGCGGCGTTCCTCGTCGGCTCGGCCATCACGAGCGAGCACGCCTCGACGTCGATCGGCGACGCCACCACGGTGCGCGCGATCCTCGCCTTCGGGGTGTTCATGGCGCTGACAGGCCTGATCGCGCTCGCCATCGGCGCGATCGTGCAGCACCCGGCCGCGGGCATCGGCGCGATGGCCAGTCTCCAGTACGTGGCGCCGCTCGTGCTGAGCCTGTTGCCGGGCTCGTTCGCCGAGCACCTGGTCGCCGCGCTGCCCGTGACCAGCGGCCTCGTCGTCATGAGCAACGGTCACGACGTCAACGATGTCTACCCGCCGCTGGCGTGCCTGGGAATCCTGGTGGTCTGGACGGCGGTGCTGCTCGCCACCGGGTTCGTCTCGGTCAAGCGCCGGGACGTGTCCTGA
- a CDS encoding sensor histidine kinase, giving the protein MRSPTARGWGGRGLGAALRTAYGARAWRECLYALVSLPTACVGVAAVVATVLVGALSATVFVVAPVLIPVLAFDRGLANVQRWLAGSLLWLPVARPDRPRRRRGVLGFLTYHLADPVAWRAVGCFAVRIPAGAVQFAAGFLPWAYGATFLFYPVLSKVIGSREADAGRAERSYGFQLGHFYLDSWPLGLAVSCVGVLVLAAAPWLTRAVLGLDRWLLPKLLGPSDSSLRIRELEETRLHAVNEAASTLRRVERDLHDGAQAQLVALGMRLGRAESRLDKADVARARELVRESRDEVKTIIVNLRELVRGIHPPALDAGLEPALATLAARGLIPTTVRVDLPSRPPASVETMLYFATTELLANAGKHSQATACSIGIATDSDTLRLTVSDDGIGGASYAGAGSGLRGLAERVHTLGGSLAVSSPPGGPTMITVDVPFRDRKTEADPCG; this is encoded by the coding sequence GTGAGGAGCCCGACGGCACGAGGGTGGGGTGGGCGCGGTCTGGGTGCCGCACTGCGGACGGCCTACGGTGCGCGCGCCTGGCGGGAATGCCTCTACGCGCTCGTGAGCCTTCCGACCGCCTGCGTAGGCGTGGCCGCCGTCGTCGCCACCGTGCTGGTGGGCGCGCTGTCGGCGACGGTGTTCGTCGTCGCACCTGTGCTGATACCGGTGCTCGCGTTCGACCGGGGCCTCGCGAACGTCCAGCGGTGGCTGGCCGGCTCGCTGCTGTGGCTGCCTGTCGCCAGACCCGACCGGCCCCGGCGGCGGCGGGGGGTCCTCGGCTTCCTCACCTACCATCTGGCCGACCCGGTCGCCTGGCGAGCCGTGGGCTGCTTCGCCGTCCGGATCCCGGCTGGCGCGGTCCAGTTCGCGGCCGGTTTCCTGCCCTGGGCCTACGGCGCAACGTTTCTGTTCTATCCAGTGCTGTCGAAGGTCATCGGGTCGCGCGAGGCCGACGCCGGCAGGGCCGAGCGCTCCTACGGCTTCCAGCTCGGGCACTTCTACCTCGACAGCTGGCCGCTGGGGCTGGCGGTCAGCTGCGTCGGCGTGCTGGTGCTGGCGGCGGCGCCCTGGCTCACCCGGGCCGTGCTCGGCCTCGACCGTTGGTTGTTGCCGAAGCTGCTCGGCCCTTCGGACAGTTCGTTGCGGATCAGAGAGCTGGAGGAGACCCGGTTGCATGCGGTCAATGAGGCCGCCTCGACGCTGCGCCGGGTCGAGCGTGACCTGCACGACGGTGCGCAGGCCCAGCTCGTCGCGCTCGGGATGCGGCTCGGGCGGGCCGAGAGCCGGCTCGACAAGGCCGACGTCGCGCGGGCACGGGAGCTGGTCCGGGAGTCACGCGACGAGGTCAAGACGATCATCGTCAATCTTCGCGAACTGGTGCGAGGAATTCACCCACCCGCGCTCGATGCCGGCCTCGAACCGGCGCTTGCCACGCTCGCCGCCCGAGGGCTGATCCCGACCACGGTCCGAGTAGACCTGCCGAGCCGGCCGCCGGCCTCAGTCGAGACCATGCTGTACTTCGCCACCACCGAACTGCTGGCCAACGCCGGGAAGCACAGCCAGGCGACGGCCTGCTCGATCGGCATCGCGACCGACAGCGACACCCTGCGCCTGACCGTCAGCGACGACGGGATCGGGGGAGCCAGCTACGCCGGTGCCGGCAGCGGGCTGCGTGGCCTCGCGGAACGCGTGCACACGCTGGGCGGCTCACTCGCGGTCAGCAGTCCCCCGGGCGGCCCCACCATGATCACCGTGGACGTTCCGTTCAGGGACCGGAAGACTGAGGCTGACCCGTGCGGATAG
- a CDS encoding response regulator, protein MRIVIAEDTVVLRVGLVQLLVEEGYEVVAAVADGEALKAAVGQLRPDIVVSDIRMPPTHTDEGLRAVIELRERDPNLKVLIFSQYVETQYASRLLARSSAGVGYLLKERVLDVKDFVDALDRVAAGGTALDPEVVSQLIGASQSRAAVDTLSPREREVLALMAQGRSNAAIARQLTVTERAVEKHVANIFTKLMLPVSAADHRRVLAVLRYLGI, encoded by the coding sequence GTGCGGATAGTGATCGCGGAAGACACGGTGGTCCTGCGGGTAGGCCTCGTCCAACTGCTCGTCGAGGAAGGTTACGAGGTCGTGGCCGCCGTGGCAGACGGCGAGGCGCTGAAGGCCGCGGTCGGTCAGCTCCGACCGGACATCGTCGTCTCCGACATCCGAATGCCACCTACCCACACCGACGAGGGACTGCGCGCCGTCATCGAACTGCGCGAGCGGGACCCGAACCTGAAAGTGCTGATCTTCTCCCAGTACGTCGAGACCCAGTACGCGAGCCGGCTGCTGGCACGCAGCTCGGCAGGAGTCGGCTACCTCCTCAAAGAACGCGTGCTGGACGTCAAGGACTTCGTCGACGCACTCGACCGGGTCGCAGCCGGCGGCACCGCGCTCGACCCCGAGGTGGTCAGCCAGCTGATCGGGGCAAGCCAGAGCCGCGCCGCCGTCGACACACTGAGCCCACGCGAGCGCGAGGTGCTGGCACTGATGGCCCAAGGGCGGTCGAACGCCGCGATCGCGCGACAGCTGACCGTCACCGAACGGGCCGTCGAGAAACACGTCGCGAATATCTTCACCAAGCTCATGCTGCCAGTCTCCGCGGCCGACCACCGACGCGTCCTGGCGGTGCTGCGCTACCTCGGTATCTGA